One window of Streptomyces sp. NBC_00273 genomic DNA carries:
- a CDS encoding ABC transporter permease → MGLGAGFLGGWYGEITMRCLGVLLAIPPLLLSLALIAALGSGTVNVAITVGLSTVANFARVTRAETLRVCRSGSVEAARSLGAGHCRILVRHVLPHAQGPLLSLLALELGIAILAVSGLSFLGYGADPPTPESGLLVADGRDYVATSWCQPPGRLARRAGAPRHRLSRVAGDRHLALGAILRHADGRPTLACAVGRARWIRTGIWSSVLNPKAASVYLWPGSRPRRCRLRGVARWCGDPRCGEWAALLERPGRVVLRAQER, encoded by the coding sequence CTGGGCCTCGGCGCCGGCTTCCTGGGTGGCTGGTACGGCGAGATCACCATGCGCTGCCTCGGCGTCTTGCTCGCCATCCCCCCGCTGCTCCTCTCTCTCGCCCTGATCGCGGCACTTGGCTCCGGTACCGTCAACGTCGCCATCACGGTCGGCCTGTCGACGGTCGCGAACTTCGCGCGGGTGACGAGAGCCGAGACGCTGCGCGTCTGCCGGTCAGGCTCCGTCGAGGCGGCACGCTCCCTGGGCGCCGGCCACTGCCGGATCCTCGTCCGCCACGTCCTCCCACACGCCCAGGGCCCGCTGCTCTCCCTCCTGGCACTCGAACTCGGCATCGCGATCCTCGCGGTCTCCGGCCTGAGCTTCCTCGGCTACGGCGCCGACCCGCCCACACCCGAATCGGGCCTGCTGGTGGCGGACGGGCGCGACTACGTGGCGACGTCCTGGTGTCAACCGCCTGGCCGGCTGGCTCGAAGGGCAGGAGCGCCTCGGCACCGTCTATCTCGTGTGGCTGGGGATCGCCACCTGGCGCTCGGTGCGATCCTGCGCCACGCCGATGGCAGGCCGACACTGGCGTGCGCTGTGGGCAGGGCTCGGTGGATTCGGACAGGGATCTGGTCGAGCGTCCTCAACCCCAAGGCCGCCTCCGTCTACCTCTGGCCAGGTTCGCGTCCGCGGCGTTGCCGACTTCGCGGAGTCGCACGGTGGTGTGGGGACCCCCGCTGTGGTGAGTGGGCCGCGTTGCTTGAGCGGCCTGGCCGAGTGGTTCTTCGCGCACAGGAGCGATAA
- a CDS encoding SAV_915 family protein: MCLFLYDDDPEPEEQAPAGPLYVPARPGGAHQVVRLFRTPLGTRTAVGFTSPDRIAAALGTAQPWIRLSEAALRAMSEPLGVHLLTVDPTLTAPPVTAAASTALLAAPVTQAPGTTARTA, from the coding sequence ATGTGTTTGTTCCTGTACGACGACGACCCCGAGCCTGAAGAACAGGCCCCGGCCGGGCCTCTGTACGTGCCCGCCCGGCCGGGAGGAGCACACCAGGTGGTGCGGCTGTTCCGCACCCCGTTGGGAACCCGTACCGCCGTCGGCTTCACCAGCCCGGACCGGATCGCCGCCGCGCTCGGCACGGCCCAGCCCTGGATCCGGCTCTCCGAAGCCGCTCTCCGGGCCATGTCCGAACCACTCGGGGTGCACCTGCTGACCGTCGACCCGACCCTCACCGCACCCCCGGTCACCGCGGCCGCGAGCACCGCCCTGCTCGCGGCACCGGTCACGCAGGCACCCGGAACCACGGCCCGGACGGCCTGA
- a CDS encoding cation transporter, which translates to MASISFGPAPARRDLLARRIRLLVAATITYNVIEGVIAITAGTIASSTALVGFGLDSAIEVSSAAAVAWQFSAREHEVREAREKTALRIIAISFFTLAIYVGVDSVRALTGTGEAEHSLTGVVLAAVSLAVMPFLSAAQRRAGRELGSASAVADSKQTLLCTYLSAVLLAGLLANMLLGWAWADPITALVIASVAVKEGRDAWRGESCCGPMPVGDAIKPGETEANCACPPGCDCC; encoded by the coding sequence ATGGCTTCCATATCCTTCGGGCCAGCCCCGGCCCGCCGTGATCTGCTGGCCCGACGCATAAGGCTCCTGGTCGCTGCCACCATCACCTACAACGTGATCGAGGGCGTCATCGCGATCACCGCTGGCACGATCGCCTCCTCGACCGCGCTGGTCGGCTTCGGCCTCGACTCGGCCATCGAGGTCTCCTCCGCAGCTGCGGTCGCCTGGCAGTTCTCCGCCCGGGAGCACGAGGTACGCGAGGCCAGGGAGAAGACAGCACTCCGGATCATCGCCATCTCCTTCTTCACACTCGCCATATACGTCGGCGTCGACTCCGTCCGTGCCCTGACCGGAACGGGCGAGGCCGAGCACTCCCTTACCGGCGTCGTCCTGGCCGCCGTGTCCCTCGCTGTGATGCCGTTCCTGTCGGCCGCCCAACGCCGTGCCGGCCGCGAACTCGGCTCCGCGTCCGCTGTCGCGGACTCCAAGCAGACCCTACTGTGCACGTATCTGTCGGCGGTCCTGCTGGCCGGACTGCTGGCCAACATGCTCCTCGGATGGGCCTGGGCCGACCCGATCACCGCCCTGGTGATCGCCTCCGTAGCCGTCAAGGAAGGCCGTGACGCCTGGCGCGGCGAGTCCTGCTGCGGCCCCATGCCTGTCGGCGACGCGATCAAACCTGGCGAGACCGAGGCCAACTGCGCGTGCCCGCCCGGCTGCGACTGCTGCTGA
- a CDS encoding universal stress protein — translation MRRVVVGVTGTPGSLSALHRAAAEARVRDAELRVVLAWQSPGGELGSRNGLGPSALAECRAAVVERLREVLDTAFGAVKPGVTVAGLTVRGTPGAALVDAARDAQDLLVVGTGSRAALRRLVRPSVARYCLAHAACPVLVVPPSPLQSELDAARRRNFWRMPLDTRELTP, via the coding sequence GTGCGAAGAGTCGTGGTCGGTGTGACGGGAACGCCGGGGAGTCTGTCCGCGCTGCACCGGGCGGCCGCAGAGGCCCGCGTGCGCGATGCGGAGCTGCGGGTCGTCCTGGCCTGGCAGTCACCGGGCGGTGAGCTCGGAAGCCGCAACGGCCTCGGGCCCTCCGCCCTGGCGGAATGCCGCGCCGCGGTTGTCGAAAGACTCCGCGAGGTCCTCGATACGGCGTTCGGTGCCGTAAAGCCCGGTGTCACTGTCGCCGGCCTCACGGTACGGGGGACCCCGGGCGCGGCCCTCGTGGACGCTGCCCGCGACGCGCAGGACCTCCTCGTCGTCGGCACGGGATCACGCGCCGCGTTGCGCCGCCTCGTCCGCCCTTCGGTGGCCCGCTACTGCCTCGCGCACGCCGCCTGCCCTGTTCTCGTTGTGCCTCCGTCTCCACTCCAGAGCGAGCTCGATGCCGCACGCCGACGCAACTTCTGGAGAATGCCGCTGGACACACGGGAGCTGACTCCGTGA
- a CDS encoding ArsR/SmtB family transcription factor → MLTIAPDIEVLARFGRALADPIRCQLLLALREAPAYPSDLADRIGVSRTRLSNHLACLRDCGLVVALPDGRRTRYELADERLGHALDDLRTAVIAVDADRTCANADEEGCC, encoded by the coding sequence GTGCTGACGATCGCCCCAGACATCGAGGTGCTGGCCCGGTTCGGCCGCGCGCTCGCCGACCCCATCCGCTGCCAGCTGCTGCTCGCCTTGCGCGAAGCACCCGCGTATCCCTCCGATCTGGCCGACCGCATCGGCGTCTCGCGGACGCGGCTGTCCAACCACCTGGCCTGCCTGCGGGACTGCGGCCTGGTCGTCGCCCTGCCTGACGGGCGCCGAACCCGCTACGAGCTCGCCGACGAGCGGCTCGGGCACGCCCTGGATGATCTGCGGACGGCGGTCATCGCCGTCGATGCCGACCGCACCTGCGCCAACGCTGACGAGGAGGGCTGCTGCTGA